One genomic region from Bacillus sp. SLBN-46 encodes:
- a CDS encoding DNA topoisomerase III, with protein MVKSVVIAEKPSVARDIARVLNCHKKGNGFLEGDKYIVTWALGHLVTLADPENYDVKYKSWKLEDLPMLPERLKLTVIKQTGKQFHAVKSQLTRSDVNGIIVATDAGREGELVARWIIDKVKVNKPIKRLWISSVTDKAIKDGFANLKPGKAYDNLYASAVARSEADWYIGLNATRALTTRFNAQLNCGRVQTPTVAIIAAREEEIKNFKAQTYYGIEAQTTDQLKLTWQDAKGNSRSFNKESIDTIVKKLGNQNAKVTEIEKKPKKSFSPGLYDLTELQRDANKIFGYSAKETLNIMQKLYEQHKVLTYPRTDSRFISSDIVPTIPERLKACGIGEYRSLTTKILKKPIKPSKSFVDDSKVSDHHAIIPTEGYVNFSAFTDKERKIYDLVVKRFLAVLFPAFEYEQLTLRAKIGDENFVARGKTILSIGWKEVYNNRLEDDDNTDDLKEQILPRIEKGDTLNVKLIAQTSGQTKPPARFTEATLLSAMENPTKYMDTQNKQLADTLKSKGGLGTVATRADIIDKLFNSFLIEKRGNDIHITSKGRQLLDLVPEELKSPTLTAEWEQKLDQIAHGKLKKEVFISEMKNYTKEIVAEIKATDKKYKHDNISTKSCPDCGKPMLEVNGKKGKMLVCQDRECGHRKNVARVTNARCPQCHKKLELRGEGAGQIFACKCGYREKLSAFEARRKKESGGKVDKRTVQNYLKNQHKEEEPINNALAEALKGLKFD; from the coding sequence TTGGTTAAAAGTGTTGTAATTGCTGAAAAACCTTCTGTCGCACGGGATATTGCTCGTGTGCTTAATTGTCATAAAAAAGGAAATGGGTTTCTTGAAGGAGATAAATATATCGTTACATGGGCGCTCGGGCATCTAGTCACACTTGCTGACCCAGAAAATTACGATGTGAAGTATAAATCATGGAAATTAGAAGATCTACCTATGCTACCTGAGCGCTTGAAATTGACAGTCATTAAGCAGACTGGAAAACAGTTTCATGCGGTCAAAAGTCAACTGACTAGAAGTGATGTCAATGGGATAATCGTAGCAACGGACGCCGGGAGAGAGGGTGAATTAGTTGCTCGTTGGATTATTGATAAAGTAAAAGTCAATAAACCAATTAAACGTCTTTGGATCTCATCTGTTACGGATAAAGCGATTAAAGACGGCTTTGCCAACTTAAAGCCTGGTAAAGCATATGACAATTTATATGCATCAGCTGTCGCACGTTCAGAAGCAGACTGGTACATCGGTCTGAATGCAACACGTGCATTAACTACCAGGTTCAATGCCCAACTGAACTGTGGTCGTGTTCAAACCCCTACTGTTGCTATCATTGCAGCACGTGAGGAAGAAATTAAAAACTTCAAAGCGCAAACCTATTACGGCATTGAAGCCCAAACTACAGACCAATTAAAGCTGACTTGGCAAGATGCAAAAGGTAATAGCCGTAGCTTTAATAAGGAAAGCATTGATACGATTGTGAAAAAACTGGGCAACCAAAATGCCAAAGTAACCGAAATTGAGAAAAAGCCGAAGAAGTCATTCTCTCCTGGCCTGTATGACCTAACAGAATTACAACGGGATGCCAATAAAATATTCGGCTACTCAGCTAAAGAGACCCTAAATATTATGCAAAAGTTGTACGAGCAGCATAAAGTTTTAACGTATCCTCGTACAGATTCACGCTTTATTTCGTCAGATATCGTTCCAACGATTCCAGAACGTCTGAAAGCATGTGGAATAGGAGAATATCGTTCACTAACAACCAAAATCTTAAAAAAGCCAATCAAGCCTTCAAAGTCGTTTGTGGATGATAGCAAGGTATCCGATCACCATGCAATTATTCCAACTGAAGGATACGTGAATTTTTCAGCATTTACGGATAAAGAACGTAAAATTTATGACTTAGTGGTTAAACGCTTTTTAGCCGTATTATTCCCAGCATTTGAGTACGAGCAATTAACTCTTCGTGCGAAAATTGGTGATGAAAACTTCGTTGCTAGAGGAAAAACCATTTTATCGATTGGTTGGAAAGAAGTTTACAATAATCGACTTGAAGACGACGATAATACAGATGATCTGAAAGAGCAAATATTACCTCGGATCGAAAAAGGGGATACATTAAACGTAAAATTAATCGCACAAACATCAGGCCAAACAAAGCCGCCGGCAAGATTTACTGAGGCGACATTACTATCGGCAATGGAAAATCCTACAAAGTATATGGATACACAAAATAAACAACTTGCAGATACCTTAAAATCGAAGGGTGGACTAGGTACTGTTGCGACACGTGCAGATATTATTGACAAGCTATTCAATTCATTTTTAATTGAAAAGCGTGGTAATGATATTCATATTACTTCTAAAGGTCGTCAATTGCTGGATTTAGTTCCTGAAGAGCTAAAATCGCCTACTTTAACAGCCGAATGGGAACAAAAGCTAGACCAAATTGCGCATGGCAAGTTGAAAAAAGAAGTATTTATCAGCGAAATGAAAAACTACACAAAAGAAATCGTTGCTGAAATTAAAGCAACTGATAAGAAATATAAGCACGATAACATCTCCACAAAATCTTGTCCAGACTGTGGAAAACCAATGCTGGAAGTGAACGGTAAAAAAGGTAAAATGCTCGTGTGCCAGGATCGTGAATGTGGACATCGTAAAAATGTCGCACGCGTCACCAATGCACGCTGCCCACAATGCCATAAAAAGCTAGAGCTACGTGGCGAAGGCGCTGGCCAAATCTTCGCATGTAAATGTGGATACCGTGAGAAACTATCTGCTTTCGAAGCACGCCGCAAAAAAGAATCTGGTGGTAAAGTAGATAAACGTACGGTACAAAATTATTTAAAAAACCAGCATAAAGAAGAAGAACCTATAAATAACGCGTTGGCAGAGGCATTAAAAGGATTAAAGTTTGATTAA
- the hutH gene encoding histidine ammonia-lyase: MITLTGESLTLEQMKEVLYRGQKVRASEKSMEAVKKSREAVDRIVSESRVVYGITTGFGKFSDVLIDKNHVQDLQLNLIRSHACGVGEPFPEIVSKAMVLLRANALLKGFSGVRPIIIEKLLELVNLEIIPVIPQQGSLGASGDLAPLSHLALVLIGEGEVFYKGNQMEAMSALQQVGILPVTLEAKEGLALINGTQAMTAMGVVGYLEAEQLAYESELIASMTIEGLNGIIDAFAEEVHVARGYKQQIDTARRIRGYLSDSLLTTQQGELRVQDAYSLRCIPQVLGASWQVLDYVKEKLEIEMNAATDNPLIFDDGEKVISGGNFHGQPIAFAMDFMKIAVAELANISERRIERLVNPQLNDLPAFLSPQPGLQSGAMIMQYAAAALVSENKTLAHPASVDSIPSSANQEDHVSMGTIASRHAYQIIQNVRRVLAIELICAMQAVEIRGVEKMATQTKRFFEKGREQVASLKQDRVFSKDIEKAAKWLKEIEISQFIKEFSVEKEQY, translated from the coding sequence ATGATTACATTAACAGGTGAAAGTTTAACGCTAGAACAAATGAAGGAAGTATTATACCGCGGTCAAAAGGTTCGAGCTTCAGAGAAGAGTATGGAAGCAGTTAAAAAGAGCAGAGAAGCTGTCGATCGAATTGTTTCTGAATCGAGAGTAGTATATGGGATTACGACTGGGTTTGGAAAGTTCAGCGATGTGTTAATAGATAAAAATCATGTTCAGGACCTTCAACTAAATTTAATTCGCTCACATGCATGTGGTGTGGGAGAACCATTTCCTGAGATTGTTTCTAAAGCAATGGTCCTACTTCGTGCCAATGCACTACTTAAAGGCTTTTCTGGAGTTAGACCGATTATTATTGAAAAACTCTTAGAGCTGGTTAACCTGGAGATTATTCCTGTTATTCCACAGCAGGGCTCTTTAGGTGCCAGTGGTGATTTAGCACCATTATCCCACCTTGCCTTAGTATTAATTGGGGAAGGGGAAGTTTTTTATAAAGGAAATCAGATGGAAGCAATGAGTGCGCTTCAACAAGTGGGAATCCTTCCGGTCACATTAGAGGCGAAGGAAGGTCTAGCACTTATTAATGGGACACAAGCAATGACAGCCATGGGTGTGGTTGGTTATCTAGAAGCAGAGCAGCTGGCGTATGAAAGTGAACTGATCGCCTCTATGACTATAGAAGGATTAAATGGCATTATTGATGCCTTTGCGGAAGAAGTTCATGTAGCAAGGGGCTATAAACAGCAAATTGATACAGCGCGAAGGATTCGTGGTTATTTAAGTGATAGTTTATTAACAACGCAGCAAGGTGAACTAAGGGTGCAGGATGCCTATTCCTTACGCTGTATTCCACAAGTTCTTGGTGCTTCATGGCAGGTCTTGGATTATGTAAAAGAAAAATTAGAAATAGAAATGAATGCCGCAACCGATAACCCGTTAATTTTTGATGATGGGGAAAAGGTCATTTCGGGAGGAAACTTCCATGGGCAGCCAATTGCTTTTGCGATGGATTTTATGAAAATTGCGGTTGCAGAGTTGGCTAATATTTCAGAGCGCAGAATTGAGCGCTTAGTGAATCCACAATTAAATGATTTACCAGCATTCCTAAGCCCGCAGCCTGGTTTACAATCTGGCGCCATGATTATGCAGTATGCAGCGGCGGCACTAGTATCAGAAAATAAAACTCTAGCACATCCAGCGAGTGTGGATTCGATTCCTTCCTCAGCTAACCAAGAGGACCATGTGAGTATGGGAACGATTGCTTCAAGGCATGCGTATCAAATCATTCAAAACGTTAGAAGAGTTTTAGCGATTGAATTGATTTGTGCCATGCAGGCGGTTGAGATTCGTGGTGTTGAAAAAATGGCCACTCAAACGAAAAGGTTCTTTGAAAAGGGACGCGAGCAAGTAGCTTCCCTTAAACAGGACCGCGTGTTCTCAAAGGATATCGAGAAAGCGGCCAAATGGTTAAAAGAAATTGAGATTTCTCAGTTTATAAAAGAATTCAGTGTGGAAAAAGAACAATATTAA
- a CDS encoding carbohydrate kinase family protein encodes MNKQEAIIFDILCIGGANVDRKIQALKQLEYGTSNPALSSMSRGGVARNIAENSGRIGLKTSLFAYVGSDPEGEWLLENTKNFVEVSPTQIIHGKSTGTYTAVLDPSGEMEIALADMAIYDEVKDSTFEEIWKHIEQAKMILLDTNFPETIIQQVITDSKNFMKPICIATVSAPKTEKLPASLEGVTWLVANHKEAEALSNLEIKSEGDFYQAAEVIMKKGVEKVVITRGEKGLIYYTKDGEAGALLPPTVPIVDVTGAGDSLIAGILFGYIKGLSTEDSCKIGLSCSLITINSNETVNPELNQQTLLETYQKYFSKGVTKR; translated from the coding sequence ATGAACAAACAGGAAGCAATCATTTTTGATATTCTCTGTATTGGTGGAGCGAATGTAGACCGTAAAATTCAGGCGCTTAAACAGTTGGAGTATGGAACATCAAACCCAGCCCTAAGCTCAATGTCACGGGGCGGAGTCGCAAGAAATATAGCAGAAAACTCAGGCCGGATAGGTCTAAAAACATCTCTGTTTGCTTATGTTGGCTCAGATCCTGAAGGAGAATGGCTACTAGAAAACACTAAAAATTTTGTGGAAGTAAGCCCCACACAAATCATACATGGAAAATCTACTGGCACTTATACTGCTGTACTTGATCCATCAGGTGAAATGGAAATCGCACTAGCCGACATGGCTATATATGATGAAGTGAAAGATTCTACTTTTGAAGAGATATGGAAACATATAGAACAAGCAAAAATGATTTTATTAGACACGAACTTTCCAGAAACCATCATTCAACAAGTAATTACTGACAGTAAAAACTTCATGAAGCCTATTTGTATTGCTACAGTTTCCGCTCCAAAAACAGAAAAGCTCCCAGCATCTCTTGAAGGTGTAACCTGGCTGGTAGCCAACCATAAAGAAGCAGAGGCATTATCCAACCTAGAAATCAAATCAGAAGGGGACTTCTACCAAGCGGCTGAAGTCATTATGAAAAAAGGTGTGGAGAAAGTAGTTATTACTCGAGGTGAGAAGGGATTAATTTATTATACAAAGGATGGCGAAGCGGGTGCGTTACTACCTCCTACTGTTCCGATTGTGGATGTAACGGGGGCAGGCGACTCTCTCATTGCCGGAATTTTATTTGGATATATTAAGGGTCTGAGTACCGAAGATTCATGTAAAATTGGTCTTTCCTGTTCATTGATTACCATAAATTCAAATGAAACGGTAAATCCCGAATTAAACCAGCAAACCTTACTTGAAACCTATCAGAAATACTTCAGTAAAGGGGTCACCAAGCGATGA
- the map gene encoding type I methionyl aminopeptidase produces the protein MIVLKSQREIEAMKKAGEILAACHKEIAKLIKPGVTTWEIDQFVNKFLSEHKATPEQKGYKGYEYATCASINDEICHGFPRKEPLKEGDIVTIDMVVNYNGALADSAWSYAVGNISKETEHLLKVTKEALYKGIEQAVVGNRIGDIGHAIQTYVESEGLSVVRDFIGHGIGAVIHEKPDVPHYGLPGKGARIKEGMVFTIEPMVNIGQYQTKMDTNGWTARTVDGKFSAQYEHTLAVTKEGPIILTEQK, from the coding sequence ATGATTGTCCTGAAATCACAACGTGAAATTGAAGCGATGAAAAAGGCTGGAGAAATCCTTGCGGCCTGTCATAAGGAAATTGCTAAATTAATTAAGCCAGGTGTAACTACTTGGGAAATTGACCAGTTTGTCAATAAATTCTTAAGCGAACACAAGGCGACACCCGAGCAAAAGGGATATAAAGGCTATGAATATGCAACATGCGCAAGTATCAATGATGAAATATGCCATGGCTTTCCAAGAAAAGAGCCATTAAAAGAAGGGGATATTGTTACAATTGATATGGTAGTCAATTATAATGGTGCCTTAGCAGATTCTGCATGGTCTTATGCGGTAGGAAATATTTCTAAAGAAACAGAGCATTTATTAAAAGTGACAAAGGAAGCATTGTATAAAGGTATTGAGCAAGCGGTTGTAGGCAATCGAATCGGTGATATTGGTCATGCGATCCAAACCTATGTGGAAAGTGAAGGTTTATCGGTTGTTAGAGACTTTATTGGGCACGGCATTGGGGCTGTGATTCATGAGAAACCAGATGTTCCTCATTATGGGTTGCCAGGAAAAGGGGCAAGAATTAAAGAGGGAATGGTCTTTACGATTGAGCCGATGGTAAATATCGGTCAATATCAAACTAAGATGGATACAAATGGCTGGACCGCTAGAACTGTAGATGGGAAATTTTCCGCACAATATGAGCACACACTTGCCGTTACGAAGGAAGGCCCTATCATCTTAACAGAGCAAAAATAA
- a CDS encoding MFS transporter: MRIRDWDPNLKVRLYSEAMMNITFWMFFPFLTIYFADEFGKNKAGLLLVFSQLFSVAANLMGGYCADRFGRKRMMVLSAIGQGLSFLAFAAASSPWLHSPWIGFISFAVAGVFGSFYWPASQAMIADVVEEKHRSSVFAIFYTSINIAVVVGPILGSIFYVHYRFQLLLVAGFVCILFGLILAKMIRETAPLLQNTALSSDGKWYYFLLNQLRDYSLIIKDKTFLLFILAGVLAGQTFMQLDLLIPVYIKDFVKNQTLFSVGDWSFTIKAEQVFGIVLAENGLLVALLTVFVTKWMNQYYERNVFVLSSIVYAISIVIFSQTHWIWGLILAMAIFTFAELMGAGLQQSFVSKLAPEHMRGQYFAAASLRFTISRTIAPLAIPMTVWIGYDWTFFVLCILALASAVLYWIMFIHFEKKATAMGS; this comes from the coding sequence ATGAGAATTAGAGATTGGGACCCAAATTTAAAGGTTCGCTTATATAGTGAAGCCATGATGAATATTACCTTTTGGATGTTTTTCCCGTTCTTAACCATCTATTTTGCAGATGAGTTCGGTAAAAATAAAGCAGGATTACTCTTAGTTTTTTCGCAGCTTTTTTCAGTCGCAGCTAATTTAATGGGTGGATATTGCGCAGACCGTTTCGGACGAAAAAGAATGATGGTTCTTTCCGCCATTGGTCAAGGGCTTTCCTTCTTAGCTTTTGCTGCGGCTAGCTCTCCCTGGCTCCATTCCCCTTGGATCGGATTTATTTCGTTTGCGGTTGCAGGGGTTTTTGGTTCCTTTTACTGGCCAGCGAGTCAGGCGATGATTGCAGATGTCGTGGAAGAAAAACATAGAAGCAGCGTATTTGCCATTTTTTATACATCTATTAATATTGCAGTTGTGGTCGGGCCTATATTAGGATCCATTTTTTATGTTCACTACCGCTTTCAGCTGTTACTTGTAGCTGGATTTGTTTGTATTTTATTTGGATTGATTCTTGCCAAAATGATCAGAGAAACAGCACCACTCCTACAGAATACTGCTCTATCTAGCGACGGAAAGTGGTATTACTTTTTACTCAATCAACTGAGGGATTATTCCCTCATCATTAAGGATAAAACCTTCCTTTTATTTATCCTCGCGGGAGTCTTGGCTGGGCAGACGTTTATGCAACTGGACCTGCTAATCCCTGTTTATATTAAGGATTTCGTGAAAAATCAAACACTCTTTTCTGTCGGTGATTGGTCGTTTACGATTAAAGCTGAACAGGTATTTGGAATCGTCCTCGCTGAAAATGGCTTGCTCGTTGCCTTACTAACGGTGTTTGTGACAAAGTGGATGAATCAATATTATGAAAGAAATGTATTCGTTCTCTCCTCCATTGTGTACGCCATCTCCATTGTTATTTTCAGTCAAACACATTGGATATGGGGATTAATCTTGGCAATGGCGATTTTCACGTTTGCTGAATTAATGGGGGCAGGACTGCAGCAGAGCTTCGTTTCAAAGCTAGCACCTGAGCATATGAGGGGGCAGTATTTTGCGGCAGCCAGCTTGCGGTTTACGATCAGCCGGACCATTGCTCCGCTTGCTATTCCAATGACCGTGTGGATTGGCTATGACTGGACCTTTTTCGTCCTTTGCATTCTTGCCCTCGCAAGTGCGGTACTGTATTGGATTATGTTTATTCATTTTGAAAAAAAGGCTACCGCTATGGGATCGTAA
- a CDS encoding YihY/virulence factor BrkB family protein, which translates to MDKAANIRSSLLRLLWHRIEEDDLPGLSAQLAYFLLLSLFPLLIVLFTLLPYIPYPHEDMLGMIRDFAPAEAINLIDKNVNEIMNHRNGGLLSFGIIGTIWSASNGINAIVRAFNKAYNVKESRSFIVARGTAIFLTFGMIFVFILALIIPVFGREIGLFLFSQLGYTTEFIKLWNALSWLVSAIILFLIFTGLYWIAPNVKLKCRSAFPGAAFATVGWIISSIGLSFYVGNITNYSLTYGSIGAIIVLMIWLYISAFIIILGGEINAFYSEKNKTNC; encoded by the coding sequence ATGGATAAAGCAGCGAATATACGCTCATCTTTGCTACGATTACTTTGGCACAGGATTGAAGAAGACGATCTTCCTGGATTAAGTGCGCAATTAGCCTATTTTTTACTACTTTCTTTGTTTCCGCTCCTCATCGTACTATTTACACTATTGCCATACATACCTTATCCGCATGAAGATATGCTGGGGATGATCAGAGACTTTGCACCGGCAGAAGCTATCAATCTGATTGATAAAAATGTGAATGAAATCATGAACCATCGTAATGGTGGACTTTTATCCTTTGGGATTATCGGGACTATTTGGTCCGCATCGAATGGAATTAATGCGATTGTGAGAGCGTTTAACAAAGCGTATAACGTAAAGGAAAGCCGTTCCTTTATCGTAGCAAGGGGGACGGCTATATTCTTAACCTTCGGGATGATTTTTGTATTTATTCTTGCCCTTATCATACCTGTATTTGGTAGAGAAATCGGCCTGTTTCTTTTTTCTCAATTAGGTTATACTACAGAATTTATTAAGCTTTGGAACGCTTTGAGCTGGCTAGTGAGCGCCATCATATTATTCCTTATTTTCACCGGTCTTTACTGGATTGCTCCCAATGTAAAACTAAAGTGTCGAAGTGCTTTCCCTGGAGCAGCTTTTGCCACTGTTGGCTGGATCATCTCTTCCATTGGCTTATCCTTTTATGTTGGAAATATTACTAACTATTCTCTAACTTATGGCAGTATTGGTGCCATTATTGTGTTAATGATTTGGTTATATATCTCCGCTTTCATAATTATTCTGGGCGGGGAAATCAATGCTTTTTACAGTGAGAAAAATAAGACAAATTGCTAA
- a CDS encoding pseudouridine-5'-phosphate glycosidase, with protein MNQEYLSFSEEVLEAKREGKPIVALESTIISHGMPYPQNVETAREVEEIIRQNGAVPATIAIINGKIKIGLSEEELEFLGTSKEIMKASRRDLPYLIAAQKHGATTVAATMICAQMGGIDVFVTGGIGGVHRGAEVTMDISADLQELAKTNVAVVCAGAKSILDLGLTLEYLETNGVPVIGYQTEILPAFYTRTSPYKVNFRVDSPEEASALMKAKWDLGLQGGIVIANPIPEPYAMDEALINKVIEVALNEAKSKDIHGKEVTPFLLSRVKELTEGSSLEANIALVKHNAKIGALIAAVQGDK; from the coding sequence ATGAACCAAGAATACCTATCCTTTTCAGAGGAAGTACTTGAAGCGAAAAGAGAAGGTAAGCCCATTGTTGCACTTGAATCGACGATTATTTCACATGGGATGCCGTACCCTCAGAATGTAGAGACTGCAAGGGAAGTAGAAGAAATTATCCGGCAGAATGGCGCTGTACCAGCAACCATTGCCATCATTAATGGGAAAATCAAAATCGGTTTATCTGAAGAAGAGTTAGAATTTTTAGGTACTAGTAAGGAGATCATGAAAGCAAGCCGGCGAGACCTCCCCTACTTAATCGCAGCACAAAAACATGGTGCTACAACGGTAGCAGCGACCATGATTTGTGCACAAATGGGTGGTATTGACGTGTTTGTGACAGGTGGTATTGGCGGTGTTCACCGCGGAGCAGAAGTAACAATGGATATTTCAGCTGACTTACAGGAATTAGCAAAAACAAATGTAGCAGTCGTTTGTGCTGGAGCAAAATCAATTCTTGATTTAGGCTTAACGTTGGAGTATTTAGAAACCAACGGAGTACCTGTCATAGGTTATCAAACAGAGATTCTGCCAGCTTTTTATACGAGAACAAGTCCATATAAAGTAAATTTCCGAGTGGATTCCCCTGAAGAAGCATCTGCATTAATGAAGGCTAAATGGGATTTAGGGTTACAAGGTGGGATCGTCATTGCCAATCCTATACCAGAACCCTATGCTATGGATGAAGCTTTAATCAATAAGGTTATAGAGGTTGCTTTAAACGAGGCCAAAAGTAAGGACATTCATGGTAAAGAGGTCACACCTTTTCTCTTAAGCAGGGTAAAAGAGCTAACAGAAGGGTCAAGTCTAGAAGCAAATATTGCACTAGTAAAACACAATGCTAAAATAGGTGCGCTTATTGCAGCAGTACAAGGGGACAAATAA
- a CDS encoding DNA-binding anti-repressor SinI, with product MIGDRVKKFRLEKRMSLSELAEQAGVAKSYLSSLERNLQKNPSIQFLEKIAGVLNLPVEHLIHEQVNKDELDSEWMNLVKEAMGSGVSKEQFRDFLEFNKWRINQNSSNE from the coding sequence ATGATTGGAGACCGCGTAAAAAAATTTCGCTTAGAAAAGAGGATGTCTCTTTCCGAACTGGCAGAGCAAGCTGGCGTCGCTAAGTCTTATTTAAGCTCTCTTGAGAGAAACCTGCAAAAAAATCCATCTATACAATTTCTTGAGAAAATTGCAGGGGTTTTAAATCTACCAGTTGAACATTTAATCCATGAACAAGTTAATAAAGATGAGTTAGACAGTGAATGGATGAACTTAGTTAAAGAAGCAATGGGATCTGGTGTTTCAAAAGAACAATTTCGTGACTTCCTGGAATTTAATAAGTGGAGAATAAATCAAAATAGTAGCAACGAATAA
- a CDS encoding YtxH domain-containing protein has protein sequence MTKKNQFWRGMLIGAIAGGAISLLDKPTRQAMTENVLKTSRKVSYIARNPGEIADKVKGTASKLKETFEQVSEDIAYITDKVDELRELTPHVTDIIKETKETFSKSEEDDLLEDVLGEEITNK, from the coding sequence ATGACAAAGAAGAATCAATTTTGGAGAGGCATGCTGATCGGTGCCATCGCCGGTGGAGCCATCAGTTTATTAGATAAACCAACCCGTCAGGCGATGACGGAAAATGTCCTAAAAACGTCTAGAAAGGTATCCTATATTGCGAGAAACCCAGGTGAAATTGCCGATAAGGTGAAGGGAACGGCATCCAAGCTTAAGGAAACCTTTGAACAAGTGAGTGAGGATATTGCCTATATTACGGACAAAGTGGACGAGTTACGTGAACTAACACCTCACGTGACGGACATCATTAAAGAAACGAAAGAGACGTTCTCTAAGAGCGAGGAAGATGACTTATTAGAGGATGTTCTAGGAGAAGAGATAACTAACAAATAG
- a CDS encoding DnaJ family domain-containing protein — MDLFHIVSEDRIKKAYQDGEFDNLPGLGKPLQLEDLSGIPEELRMAYKLLKNAGYTQEEGQLRQEMMTIEGLLKKCDDSTEKESLQKKLNEKLLRFNQLMSKRGVKTNSAIFKNYEHKVQKKIKY; from the coding sequence ATGGATTTGTTTCATATTGTCTCAGAGGACCGCATAAAAAAAGCTTATCAAGATGGTGAATTTGACAATTTACCAGGATTGGGTAAACCGTTGCAATTAGAGGATTTGTCGGGTATTCCTGAGGAGCTCCGAATGGCTTATAAATTGCTGAAAAATGCAGGATATACCCAGGAGGAAGGTCAGCTGCGGCAAGAAATGATGACGATCGAGGGATTATTGAAGAAATGTGATGACTCCACTGAGAAGGAAAGCCTCCAAAAGAAATTGAATGAAAAACTCCTTCGGTTTAACCAACTAATGTCCAAACGAGGAGTAAAGACAAATTCAGCCATTTTTAAAAATTATGAGCACAAGGTGCAGAAGAAAATAAAATATTAA
- a CDS encoding DUF1128 domain-containing protein yields the protein MNLSEKSIENVEYMIEQIKEKLRVLNLGAIKPSHFDEEMYEELKEIYEMVQKKNSFSPNEMQALVEELGSLRKK from the coding sequence ATGAATCTATCAGAAAAATCGATTGAAAATGTGGAATATATGATTGAACAAATAAAAGAAAAACTTAGGGTATTAAACCTAGGGGCTATTAAACCCTCTCACTTTGATGAAGAAATGTACGAAGAATTAAAAGAAATTTATGAAATGGTTCAAAAAAAGAACTCCTTCAGTCCTAATGAAATGCAGGCGTTAGTAGAAGAATTAGGAAGTCTGCGAAAAAAATAA
- a CDS encoding anti-repressor SinI family protein yields the protein MIIAEKDVDVIDQEWMALILEAKELGLSITDVREFLLQDGQKN from the coding sequence ATGATAATTGCAGAGAAAGACGTGGATGTAATTGATCAGGAATGGATGGCGCTCATATTAGAAGCAAAGGAACTTGGCTTATCTATTACAGATGTTCGTGAATTCCTTCTCCAAGATGGTCAAAAGAACTAA